Below is a window of 'Nostoc azollae' 0708 DNA.
ACCGCTTGTGCGGGCCCCCGTCAATTCCTTTGAGTTTCACACTTGCGTGCGTACTCCCCAGGCGGGATACTTAACGCGTTAGCTCCGGCACGGCTCGGGTCGATACAAGCCACGCCTAGTATCCATCGTTTACGGCTAGGACTACTGGGGTATCTAATCCCATTCGCTCCCCTAGCTTTCGTCCCTCAGTGTCAGTTGCGGCCTAGCAGAACGCTTTCGCCACCGGTGTTCTTCCTGATATCTACGCATTTCACCGCTACACCAGGAATTCCTTCTGCCCCGAACGCACTCTAGTTCTGTAGTTTCCACTGCTTTTACAAGGTTGAGCCTTGCTCTTTAACAGCAGACTTACAGTACCACCTACGGACCCTTTACGCCCAATCATTCCGGATAACGCTTGCATCCTCCGTATTACCGCGGCTGCTGGCACGGAGTTAGCCGATGCTTATTCCTCAGGTACCGTCATTTTTTTCTTCCCTGAGAAAAGAGGTTTACGACCCAAGAGCCTTCCTCCCTCACGCGGTATTGCTCCGTCAGGCTTTCGCCCATTGCGGAAAATTCCCCACTGCTGCCTCCCGTAGGAGTCTGGGCCGTGTCTCAGTCCCAGTGTGGCTGATCATCCTCTCAGACCAGCTACTGATCGTCGCCTTGGTAGGCTCTTACCCCACCAACTAGCTAATCAGACGCGAGCTTATCTTCAGGCAATAAATCTTTCACCTCTCGGCATATCCGGTATTAGCCACCGTTTCCAGTGGTTGTCCCCGACCTAAAGCCAAATTCTCACGCGTTACTCACCCGTCCGCCACTAAGTTCCTAAGAACTTCGTTCGACTTGCATGTGTTAAGCATACCGCCAGCGTTCATCCTGAGCCAGGATCAAACTCTCCGTTTTGGTAAGTTTGTTTTTTAGCTCTATTTTTTTCGAGTATCTGAATCCTCTACTTGTCTTTCCAGGATTCTTAAATCTCAAATCTCTTGAGGAGTAATGGTCGTCTCTATTCTTTCAAAGTATTATCTTTTCTCGGTTCAGTAGTTGAGGCGCTTGCCCTTCACCTCTATTAATATACCAACTCTTTCTCTTTTTTGTCAAGCAGTTCTTTAAACTTTTTTTGGTCGGGGTTGAGTGAATGAACCGCAAAATAGGCTTTAATCCTTGTACAACAGGTAATGACATCTCAATTATAGAGTTTGATTATCCTTAATATGTTTCGGTAAATTACAGATTTATATGTTGTTTTGGGCTGGGTGTGATGTGTCTTGTCTGAGGTTTTACCTTTCTTGCGAACCTTTGATTTTTTATGTTGCCAAATTTGCCAAAATATATCTGTAAGCTAGAATCACTAAGCTTTCAACATGATCTTATAAGGTGGATTCAGGAGTCTAGATTCATTAACGAGAAAGAATTAACAGGAAGGAAGTATGGATAGCAATAATTGGTTGGAACAGCTTATGATGCTGGGTATTGGCACAACTTCTTTGGTAGCGGAGAAACTAAGACAAGTCAGTGATGAACTTGTCAAGGATGGTAAGCTCAATCCTGAGCAAGCCAAAGTGCTTATGAATGATATTGTGCAGCAGTTAAAGTCCGAGCAAGGTAATTGGGAACTACAAATGCAACGACAGATGCGAAATATGATGCAGGATCTGGGGGTGGCTCGTCAGTCAGAAGTGGATGAATTGCGGGGTAGAATTGATCGTTTAGAACGTGAGCTGCGCAATTTGGAAAATAAGCTTTGGCGTTAGGATATTGATTGTGATTTAAACTGGTTTTTGTCCTATCGGTAATCTGATTACTAAGCTACTTATATAGGGAGGGCTGATTTTGAAAGGAATTTTACTGAGCGTGGTGTTCATGCTGCTATCTGTTGTGGCTTTGGTATTAACGCAAATGGGTAGTAAACAGGATACTGCTGTTGCGGCTAAGTTGATTCAAACACCATCAGTAGCGACTACTGCAATTGTTGAGAACAATACTTTGACAGCGAGCAATACTATTATTATGTCGGAAAAGAATGTTGTAACTACTTCCTCTGGACTGAAGTATATTGAGTTAAAAAAAGGGGATGGACTAGTTACTCCTGAACGGGGACAAACGGTTGTGGTTCACTATACTGGTACTTTAGAAGATGGTACTAAGTTTGATAGTTCAAGGGATCATGGCCAACCCTTCAGCTTTAAAATTGGTGTAGGGCAGGTAATTAAGGGTTGGGATGAAGGTCTTAGTACTATGAAAGTAGGCGAGCGCCGTCAGTTGATTATTCCCTCGGAGTTGGGTTATGGTCCTAGAGGATCTGGTGGTGTGATTCCACCATTCTCGACACTGATTTTTGATGTGGAATTGTTGGATATTAAGTAGTTATTCGGAAATTGGGATTTAGGAAAAAAACGAATTCCCAATTCCCGATTTGCAATATTTAATTAAATTAATAGTTATTTGGTCTGGCTAGGTTTTTAAATTTTGTAAATTGTGGATCAAATAAAAGTTTGACTGTTCCGGTCGGTCCGTTGCGGTGTTTAGCTATAATCACTTCTGCTATTCCGCGATCTGGACTCTCTGGTGAGTAATATTCGTCACGGTAAAGCATGATTACTAAATCTGCGTCTTGTTCAATGGAATTGTGAACGATGATATTATTGGCTACAAAGTTATGCAGATAAGGAACTGTTAAGTCAAAGACTTGTTCTTCTCCATCTGGTATGATTGATACAATTTCATCCCAATATACATGACTGTTGGGAAGGGCAAGTAACTTATTGGTTTGAACAATATTGGCAACTACTGGTAAACACAGATGTTGTTGAGGATTTAATTCATCAAGTTTCTTCCAACCATGAATTGTGAGGAATTTGTGATTAGCTGTTGCCCTAATTTTTTTTCCTAGTCTAGTTGTTAAGGTAAATACGGGTTTAATACCTGTGCAAAAGGCATTACTCACAATTGCTGTTTCTACCTTCATTGTTTTTTCATTTAATGCCCAAACTGGAAAGCCAGATTTACCTACTAATTCTTTCATTGGTACTTGTAATCCTCTAGCTGTCAATCTGACTAGACTATCACCTGTTAAACAACCAGATTCACGTAAATCTGATAACATTGGGCGTTTATTGGTACGTGCTTCTACACCGCGGCTTAACTGAGATAGGGCGATAATGGGAACGGACAACTCACGGGCTAAACCTTTGAGAGAACGGGTTATTTTGGATAATTCTTGAACGCGATTATCTCCTGCTCCTTCCATGAGTTGCAAGTAATCTATGACTATTAATCCTAGTTCTGTATTCTGTTCGGCTTGGAGTCGTCGGGCTTGACTCCGCATTTGGGTAACTGTAATATTGGCGGTGTCGTCAATGAAAATCGGCATTTCTGAGAGATTACTGATCGCACGGCTTAAAGATTCCCATTGGGTTTGGCTGATGCGTCCACTTCGCAAATAACCGCTTTCAATTTGTGCTTCACTAGCAAGTAGTCGCTGTACTAGTTGTTCTTTGGACATTTCTAAGCTGAAAACTGCAACGGGTAGTTTATAACCAACGGCAATATTATGAGCTAGGTTAAGGCAGAAGGCTGTTTTTCCCATTGATGGCCTGCCAGCGACGATGATTAAATCAGAACGCTGAAACCCGCTGGTCATGGCATCTAAATCATAAAAACCGCAGGGAATACCGGGTAAAGCGATGCCTTCATGTCGTCTTTCAACTTCTTGGAAGGCGTTAATGAGGGTATCAGAAATGTGAACTAATCCTGATTGGGGTTTTTCTTGAGTAACGCCAAAAACTTTTTGTTCTGCTTGGTCAAGGACGATGGGTAATTCAGTTTCTGTTTCGTAACCAAGTTGTACAATTTCATTGCCAGCTTTAATTAATTGTCGTCGCAGGTATTTTTCCATGACTAACCCTGCTAAGGCATCAATGTTAACTGCTGATACTGTGCGGTCTACTAATGTGGCTAATTTATTTCTGCCACCTATCCGGGTTAGTTTGTCGTTGTCAGTTAGCCAATTTGTAAGGGAGAGTAAGTCTGTGGGTTTATTTTGGGCGTGAAGGGTGAGGGCAGCTTGATAGATATCTTTATGGGCATTAATATAAAAGGCTTCCAGTACTAGGCGATCGCGTATTCGACTGATAGCTTCTGGATCTAGTAAAATACCCCCCAATATAGCTTCTTCTACTTCGATGTTTTGGGGTGGTAGGCGGTTGCTACCATCTCCTTGAAAACTAAGTTCTTCAGCCATAAGCGATTTTGGATTGGTAAGCAGGTTTTAAATACTAACATAACTTGCAGGTTAGGAGGCAAAAGGCAAAAGGCAGAAGGGATACTATGCTTTATTTTCTCTATCACCCCATCTCCCTCTTCCCTGTCACCTGTCACCTGTCACCTGTTACCTAACTTAACTAGCAACAACTTCGATATTTATTTCTGCTGTTACTTCAGAGTGGAGCTTGATTTGGGCTTTGTATGTACCCAGTTGGTTAATATCAGGAATCGTAATACGACGCCGATCGATTTCTTGACTGCTGGCTGCTTGAATTGCTTCTGCTACGTCTTGGGTTGTGACTGTACCGAAAATAGCTTCGTTTTCACCAACTGGCTTGGCAATTTTCAATTTACCGACTTTTTCCAAGGCTGCTTTTTGTTCTAGTGCTTGTTGTCTAACTTCTACTTGGCGTTGACGTTCTTGTTCACGACGGCGTTCTACTTGTCTGAGAATACCAGGTGTAGCATGAGTGGCTAAACTCTGGGGAATTAGATAATTACGAGCATAGCCTGGTGCTACATCTACTAAGTCGCCGGATTTACCCAGCTTGCTGACATCTTTTATTAAAACTAACTGCACTTGTTTAGCCATTGTTTTTGTTTTTCCTGTAAAATCTCATTGAATTGGGTGTCAGCAGGAAAGCTTACAAAAGTGTAGCTTGACCTTAAGCGAGTTTGCTTATACCCCAAAGACTAAACATTGTAGCTAATTAGGGGGAGCGAGCGCAATAGGGAAGGGTGACACTCAATGCTGATGTGATCACTAAAATTTATCTTTCATACTACGAATCCAGGCAAATGTTTGTACTGCTTCGTTACTTTTTGCAGATAATTGTAGTGAAGGTTTATCCCACCGCAGAAATGGATTTGTACGCTTTTCCACTTCGAGTAATGAAGGAACTGTAGCTTCTTGGCGTTTACGCATAGCTATTACTTCTTTATAACGCTTTCCTAAGTCTGGGTTATCTCCATCTACAGTCAAGGCGAAGCGCAAGTTATTCAAAGTATATTCGTGGGCACACCAAATACGGGTATTGTCAGGTAAGGCCCGGAGTTTACTTAAGGAGTCTAGCATTTGGGCTGGTGTCCCTTCAAACAAACGACCACAACCACCAGCAAATAGAGTATCACCACAGAATAATTCTCCTGTGTCACCTGTTGTTACTGGTGGAAAGTAGTAAGCGATATGAGCGCGAGTATGTCCGGGAACAAAGAACACTTTTGCTGTACGATTAGCAAATGGGACGTGATCGCCTTCTTGCAAAAATACCTGCTGTCTAGGAATTCTACCTTGATCCTCAATCCCACCGTAAACCTTTAATTCAGGAAATTCCTGTATTAGCTGTTGATTTCCACCTACATGATCATCATGATGATGTGTATTAAAAATCGCTACTAACTTAGCTTTTATTTGCTGCAAGTGTTTTAAAACTGGTTCAGACTCAGCCGGATCAACCACTACAGCAATATCTTGTTGTGAATCATATAACAGAAATATATAGTTGTCAGAAAGTGCCGACAGACGGATAACCTGCATTACTTTACCTCCGTTGTTTATACGTAATTAATGTAAAACATATCCTATACCCCGCTTTATTTTATATAACATCGCGAACAAGTACTGAGCTTCTTAGGTAAATATCAAAATATAGCTGGTATGATAATATAAAATCATACTTTTGATAGTATAGAAAGTTACTCATACACAAGTTTTATGGTATCCGCAAACAGAGACTATATTAAAATCTCCAACTATTTATAGCTAATTAGAAGTACGTTTCCCAATATATCAAAAGATTTGAAGTGGCAGGAGAAAAGATCCAAATTGAAAATTTCTATCCTTGTGAGCGATCTATCTAGTGCTGGAGCAGGAAGATGGGGAGGAGGAGCGGTTCGTTCCTTCCTGTTAGCACAATCCCTACAAAAACTTAATTATCAAGTAGAAATTTTAGGATTTCTCTTTGGTAAAGAAGCAACTGTAATTCCTCAATCAGAAATTAGGATCAATCAGTTCATTGGCTATAGTTATCCAAAATTCTTGATGTCGGCTTCTCAGCTTTTAAAAAAAATTGATGGTGATATTATTTATGCTATGAGACCCAAGCCTACAACTTTTGGTCTAGCACTATTACAAAAATTAAAAACTAATCAACCAATAATTTTAGATATAGATGATTGGGAACTTAGTTGGTATGGAGGTAAAAAATGGGAGTATAAAGCCTCTTTTAAAGAACTTTATCGTGATATCTTTAAATCAGATGGAGCATTAAGACAGCCAGATCATCCATTCTATTTAAGAATAGTAGAAGGCATGACCA
It encodes the following:
- a CDS encoding FKBP-type peptidyl-prolyl cis-trans isomerase; the encoded protein is MLLSVVALVLTQMGSKQDTAVAAKLIQTPSVATTAIVENNTLTASNTIIMSEKNVVTTSSGLKYIELKKGDGLVTPERGQTVVVHYTGTLEDGTKFDSSRDHGQPFSFKIGVGQVIKGWDEGLSTMKVGERRQLIIPSELGYGPRGSGGVIPPFSTLIFDVELLDIK
- the dnaB gene encoding replicative DNA helicase — its product is MAEELSFQGDGSNRLPPQNIEVEEAILGGILLDPEAISRIRDRLVLEAFYINAHKDIYQAALTLHAQNKPTDLLSLTNWLTDNDKLTRIGGRNKLATLVDRTVSAVNIDALAGLVMEKYLRRQLIKAGNEIVQLGYETETELPIVLDQAEQKVFGVTQEKPQSGLVHISDTLINAFQEVERRHEGIALPGIPCGFYDLDAMTSGFQRSDLIIVAGRPSMGKTAFCLNLAHNIAVGYKLPVAVFSLEMSKEQLVQRLLASEAQIESGYLRSGRISQTQWESLSRAISNLSEMPIFIDDTANITVTQMRSQARRLQAEQNTELGLIVIDYLQLMEGAGDNRVQELSKITRSLKGLARELSVPIIALSQLSRGVEARTNKRPMLSDLRESGCLTGDSLVRLTARGLQVPMKELVGKSGFPVWALNEKTMKVETAIVSNAFCTGIKPVFTLTTRLGKKIRATANHKFLTIHGWKKLDELNPQQHLCLPVVANIVQTNKLLALPNSHVYWDEIVSIIPDGEEQVFDLTVPYLHNFVANNIIVHNSIEQDADLVIMLYRDEYYSPESPDRGIAEVIIAKHRNGPTGTVKLLFDPQFTKFKNLARPNNY
- a CDS encoding phasin family protein is translated as MDSNNWLEQLMMLGIGTTSLVAEKLRQVSDELVKDGKLNPEQAKVLMNDIVQQLKSEQGNWELQMQRQMRNMMQDLGVARQSEVDELRGRIDRLERELRNLENKLWR
- the rplI gene encoding 50S ribosomal protein L9 — its product is MAKQVQLVLIKDVSKLGKSGDLVDVAPGYARNYLIPQSLATHATPGILRQVERRREQERQRQVEVRQQALEQKAALEKVGKLKIAKPVGENEAIFGTVTTQDVAEAIQAASSQEIDRRRITIPDINQLGTYKAQIKLHSEVTAEINIEVVAS
- the gloB gene encoding hydroxyacylglutathione hydrolase gives rise to the protein MQVIRLSALSDNYIFLLYDSQQDIAVVVDPAESEPVLKHLQQIKAKLVAIFNTHHHDDHVGGNQQLIQEFPELKVYGGIEDQGRIPRQQVFLQEGDHVPFANRTAKVFFVPGHTRAHIAYYFPPVTTGDTGELFCGDTLFAGGCGRLFEGTPAQMLDSLSKLRALPDNTRIWCAHEYTLNNLRFALTVDGDNPDLGKRYKEVIAMRKRQEATVPSLLEVEKRTNPFLRWDKPSLQLSAKSNEAVQTFAWIRSMKDKF